The genomic segment GTTTGGACTGGGCCAGACCATGCCATTGTGTGCCGTGGCCATGTCCACAGCTTGTTTATGGTGGGTGAGGGGTTAGCATGTGCTCCTGAAGGCATCCCTTCTACTGCTGCAGGGTCACTGTACTGCTTGCATGCTccaggctctggctttgcttcgCAACTCCATGATTTTCCTGGAGTGAGTGGTTTCTGGAAAGCTCATATGGCTTTTTGGACCAGACCATTGCATTTCTTGGAAAAATCAGCCAGTGGTGAAGCGAATGCTTGTGGGAGACTTTTGTTTGAGGGAAGAGCATTTTATTAAACTAACCACGCTGGGTGTTCAGGGAAGAAACCTGGCCTCATTGCTCACAGGGAATCGGGCTGTGGCGTGCTCTGTCCCCATGGACCCTGCTTTGTGGGGCTGCCCAACAGTGGGGATGTTGTACTGTGGGAGAAAAGGCATCTTGCTGCTGTGGACTGCTCAGGACCcagctgcccagcagctcccccaTTTCTTGCAGGCATGTGCTGGAGGTTTGGGCAGTCTCCTCCATCGCTGATGCTCCCTACCCCACATTGCCCTCGGGTGAAACTGAGCCCTTTCATTCATGGTCTCTGGGGACCATGCCTGGTGTGTGTTGGGCAAAAAGCTCATGGTCTTTTCACTCCTCTCTTGTTAGAGATCCGTCAGAAAGGCTTACGGGAGACTCCTGCACGGCCTCTGCACCTCTATGACACTCCCTATGAGCCTATGCTTGGAGGGCTGGACATGGATGGTGACCGCCCAGCTTGCCCCAGGCCCAGGGAGTCCCGGCTGCCCGAGGATGATGAGCGGCCACCAGAGGAGTATGACCAGCCCTGGGAGTGGAAGAAGGAGCGGATCTCCAAAG from the Lathamus discolor isolate bLatDis1 chromosome 8, bLatDis1.hap1, whole genome shotgun sequence genome contains:
- the SHF gene encoding SH2 domain-containing adapter protein F isoform X9, which codes for MEPYEAQKMMAEIRQKGLRETPARPLHLYDTPYEPMLGGLDMDGDRPACPRPRESRLPEDDERPPEEYDQPWEWKKERISKAFAGAARASCT
- the SHF gene encoding SH2 domain-containing adapter protein F isoform X8 yields the protein MEPYEAQKMMAEIRQKGLRETPARPLHLYDTPYEPMLGGLDMDGDRPACPRPRESRLPEDDERPPEEYDQPWEWKKERISKAFAVEIKVIKDLPWPPPVGQLDSSESPADSEAGASVPPQHGQPGYEDTNAVSPR
- the SHF gene encoding SH2 domain-containing adapter protein F isoform X7 — encoded protein: MEPYEAQKMMAEIRQKGLRETPARPLHLYDTPYEPMLGGLDMDGDRPACPRPRESRLPEDDERPPEEYDQPWEWKKERISKAFAVEIKVIKDLPWPPPVGQLDSSESPADSEAGASVPPQHGQPGYEDTNGAARASCT